In Acidaminococcus timonensis, one DNA window encodes the following:
- the istB gene encoding IS21-like element helper ATPase IstB — protein MQDAGVKEALRFYAKQLKLPTFKDVGEPAEKFRPGQSLEEFVLGLMKREYASRQEKQQQRRLKRAHFPMLKTLEEFDLTRLEHVRPEYVKQLASCDFIKRHENLVMIGNPGTGKTHLMTALGVKACLLGWKVIFCNATTLATELCEAHDDYQLRKMEKTLSGADLLLIDELSYARFNQEESEMLFKVIAERSERASTVITTNLEFSKWTEMFASETLVAALVDRLTYHSSVLNMNGQSYRLHSSKQKMTNA, from the coding sequence GTGCAGGACGCAGGTGTAAAGGAAGCACTCCGTTTCTATGCGAAACAGCTTAAACTTCCCACTTTCAAAGACGTCGGTGAACCAGCGGAAAAATTCCGCCCCGGACAAAGCCTGGAAGAATTCGTGCTCGGGTTGATGAAGCGGGAATATGCATCCCGTCAGGAAAAACAGCAGCAACGCAGGCTGAAGAGAGCGCACTTTCCCATGCTCAAGACCCTGGAAGAGTTTGATCTCACAAGGCTGGAACATGTTCGGCCTGAATATGTGAAGCAGCTGGCAAGCTGCGATTTCATAAAGAGGCATGAGAACCTGGTGATGATCGGTAATCCGGGGACGGGGAAAACACATCTGATGACAGCCCTTGGAGTGAAAGCCTGTCTGCTGGGCTGGAAGGTCATTTTCTGCAATGCCACAACGCTGGCAACTGAGCTATGTGAAGCCCATGATGATTACCAGTTGCGCAAGATGGAAAAAACTTTGAGCGGAGCAGACCTGCTGCTCATAGATGAATTAAGTTATGCAAGATTCAACCAGGAAGAATCTGAAATGTTGTTCAAAGTGATTGCCGAAAGGAGTGAAAGAGCCAGTACAGTGATTACGACAAACCTGGAGTTTTCCAAATGGACGGAGATGTTTGCCAGCGAGACGCTGGTTGCCGCATTGGTCGACCGGCTCACCTACCACTCCAGTGTTTTAAATATGAATGGACAGTCTTACCGTTTGCACAGCAGCAAACAGAAGATGACGAATGCTTAA
- a CDS encoding ATP-grasp domain-containing protein, which produces MKVWIQAHKGERPASKNFFEAMCGFEELGAEIRFFHNPLEMRQAEPEDILVGYVEAVQQHLEEMGFSYPDLDYPVELEYCLGRKIWKSTINTINSHPEQWPVFVKSIADKEITGVLVRSPKDLIGCGNWEHDVPVWCSEPVRFVTEWRCFIRYGKILDARHYRGTWEKIPDPEVIKRAVRDYKTAPAGYSLDFGVTDTDKTLLIEVNDGYALGSYGLFYIDYAKLLTARWAELTETEDEYKDF; this is translated from the coding sequence ATGAAAGTTTGGATACAGGCTCACAAAGGGGAACGTCCTGCCAGCAAGAATTTTTTTGAGGCCATGTGCGGGTTTGAAGAACTGGGGGCCGAAATCCGCTTCTTTCATAATCCCTTGGAAATGCGGCAGGCTGAGCCAGAAGATATTTTGGTTGGTTATGTAGAAGCGGTCCAGCAACATTTGGAAGAAATGGGTTTCTCCTATCCAGACTTGGATTATCCGGTAGAGCTGGAATATTGTCTGGGAAGAAAAATCTGGAAATCCACCATCAATACCATTAACTCCCATCCAGAACAGTGGCCTGTATTCGTCAAATCCATTGCTGATAAAGAAATCACCGGCGTACTGGTCCGTTCTCCCAAAGATCTGATCGGCTGCGGAAACTGGGAGCACGATGTACCTGTGTGGTGTTCGGAACCCGTCCGGTTTGTAACAGAGTGGCGCTGTTTTATTCGCTATGGAAAAATCCTGGATGCAAGACACTATCGGGGAACCTGGGAGAAAATACCGGATCCGGAAGTCATCAAAAGGGCCGTACGGGATTACAAAACCGCGCCAGCCGGCTATTCTTTGGATTTTGGTGTGACGGATACGGACAAAACTCTACTCATTGAAGTCAATGATGGATATGCACTGGGAAGTTACGGGCTGTTTTATATTGACTATGCAAAACTTCTGACAGCGCGGTGGGCAGAATTGACCGAGACGGAGGATGAGTATAAGGATTTTTGA
- a CDS encoding type II toxin-antitoxin system Phd/YefM family antitoxin — MNVNTENLVSITEANQNFSRVARMVDEKGPVVILKNNSPRYLLIEFNNAEQEQLADDEDVLTVSRRLIAKNRKAYEVLAK; from the coding sequence ATGAATGTCAATACAGAAAATCTTGTTTCCATCACAGAAGCAAACCAGAACTTTTCCCGTGTAGCCAGAATGGTTGATGAGAAAGGTCCTGTTGTCATTCTGAAAAACAACTCGCCTCGCTATCTACTGATTGAGTTCAACAACGCTGAACAGGAACAGCTTGCTGACGACGAAGATGTACTTACCGTTTCCAGGCGTTTAATCGCCAAGAATCGGAAGGCCTATGAGGTTCTTGCCAAATGA
- a CDS encoding type II toxin-antitoxin system death-on-curing family toxin, which produces MIVLSKDQIIKLHTQLIQETGGTDGIRDEGLLESVLAAPFQSFSGTDIYPSLQQKAARLGYGLVKNHAFIDGNKRIGAHVMLVFLALNKIELTYTQDELSDTFLKIASGELSQQDLLHWIIIHQE; this is translated from the coding sequence ATGATTGTTCTTTCAAAAGATCAAATCATCAAACTTCATACGCAACTGATTCAAGAGACAGGGGGAACTGATGGCATCCGGGATGAAGGATTACTGGAATCCGTATTGGCCGCACCATTTCAGTCCTTCTCAGGCACAGACATTTATCCATCTTTACAACAAAAGGCTGCTCGTCTCGGATATGGTCTTGTAAAGAACCATGCTTTTATTGACGGCAATAAACGTATCGGTGCACATGTAATGTTGGTGTTTCTCGCTCTTAATAAGATTGAGCTCACCTATACACAAGATGAACTGTCAGATACATTTTTAAAAATTGCCTCTGGAGAACTCTCGCAGCAAGATCTTCTTCACTGGATTATCATTCATCAAGAATAG
- a CDS encoding helix-turn-helix transcriptional regulator, whose product MEYLITKIRDLRRIHKMQQSDLAKLVHVRRETISNVENGKYNPSLKLALDIAHVFGKPVEDIFEYIEEDDLHLPDSEKTK is encoded by the coding sequence ATGGAGTATCTAATTACAAAAATCCGTGACTTACGCCGGATCCATAAAATGCAACAAAGTGATTTAGCCAAATTAGTTCATGTCCGCAGAGAAACAATCAGTAATGTTGAAAACGGCAAATATAATCCTTCTTTAAAATTGGCCTTGGACATTGCTCATGTATTTGGTAAACCTGTGGAAGATATTTTTGAATACATTGAGGAGGATGATTTACATCTTCCGGATTCTGAAAAAACAAAATAG
- a CDS encoding CPCC family cysteine-rich protein: MKKRRNNVMIKKRQDPPVRKKRKRPSREEKEFWERYKQVRNLPMDKLTADEISTLCICYDGPTKPLKITPEEAELLFQKKFVEGKPDNEEVCPVCGTRSVVKEFGKCIECGWKVDDRQTADPDMKNGANKMSLNEAREAWKKGDEITG, from the coding sequence ATGAAAAAACGAAGAAATAACGTAATGATAAAAAAACGGCAAGACCCACCAGTAAGAAAAAAGCGGAAGAGACCATCCCGGGAAGAAAAAGAATTTTGGGAAAGATATAAGCAGGTTCGCAACTTGCCAATGGATAAACTTACGGCAGACGAAATATCAACTTTATGTATTTGTTATGATGGGCCCACAAAGCCACTAAAGATTACGCCAGAAGAAGCAGAGCTCCTTTTTCAAAAGAAGTTTGTGGAAGGGAAACCTGATAATGAGGAAGTATGTCCAGTTTGCGGAACCAGAAGTGTTGTGAAAGAATTTGGCAAATGTATTGAATGCGGATGGAAAGTGGATGACAGGCAAACCGCAGACCCGGACATGAAAAACGGCGCCAACAAAATGTCCCTGAACGAGGCACGTGAAGCTTGGAAAAAGGGGGATGAAATTACAGGATGA
- a CDS encoding ATP-grasp domain-containing protein, whose amino-acid sequence MKVWIQAHKGERPASKNFFEAMCGFEELGAEIRFFHNPLEMRQAEPEDILVGYVEAVQQHLEEMGFSYPDLDYPAELEYCLGRKIWKSTINTINSHPEQWPVFVKSIADKEITGVLVRSPKDLVGCGNWEHDVPVWCSEPVRWFVTEWRCFIRYGKILDARHYRGTWEKIPDPEVIKRAVRDYKTAPAGYSLDFGVTDTDKTLLIEVNDGYALGSYGLFYIDYAKLLAARWAELTGTKDEYEDI is encoded by the coding sequence ATGAAAGTTTGGATACAGGCTCACAAAGGGGAACGTCCTGCCAGCAAGAATTTTTTTGAGGCCATGTGCGGGTTTGAAGAACTGGGGGCCGAAATCCGCTTCTTTCATAATCCCTTGGAAATGCGGCAGGCTGAGCCAGAAGATATTTTGGTCGGTTATGTAGAAGCGGTCCAGCAACATTTGGAAGAAATGGGTTTCTCCTATCCAGACTTGGATTATCCGGCAGAGCTGGAATATTGTCTGGGAAGAAAAATCTGGAAATCTACCATCAATACCATTAACTCCCATCCAGAACAGTGGCCTGTATTCGTCAAATCCATTGCTGATAAAGAAATCACCGGCGTACTGGTCCGTTCTCCCAAAGATCTGGTCGGCTGCGGAAACTGGGAGCACGATGTACCTGTGTGGTGTTCGGAACCCGTCCGGTGGTTTGTAACAGAGTGGCGCTGTTTTATCCGCTATGGCAAAATCCTGGATGCAAGACACTATCGGGGAACCTGGGAGAAAATACCGGATCCGGAAGTCATCAAAAGGGCCGTACGGGATTACAAAACCGCGCCAGCCGGCTATTCTTTGGATTTTGGTGTGACGGATACGGACAAAACTCTACTCATTGAAGTCAATGATGGATATGCACTGGGAAGTTACGGACTGTTTTATATTGACTATGCAAAACTCCTGGCAGCCCGTTGGGCAGAATTAACAGGCACGAAGGATGAGTATGAAGATATTTAA
- a CDS encoding winged helix-turn-helix transcriptional regulator, translated as MSAPCIQDAKLEETGFSYTMSLIQGKYKMYILYALAGYGVVRFNELKKYINTISYKTLSSTLKELENDGLIHREEYPQIPPKVEYSLTERGKSLMPILDQMCVWGEQNRI; from the coding sequence ATGAGTGCACCATGTATTCAGGACGCAAAGCTTGAGGAAACCGGCTTCAGCTATACCATGTCATTGATCCAGGGAAAATATAAGATGTATATTCTTTATGCGCTTGCCGGATATGGCGTTGTTCGCTTCAATGAACTCAAAAAGTATATCAATACAATTTCTTACAAAACTCTCAGCTCCACCTTGAAGGAACTTGAAAATGATGGATTGATCCATCGCGAAGAGTATCCGCAAATTCCGCCTAAAGTGGAGTACAGCCTGACAGAACGCGGTAAATCTCTCATGCCGATTCTGGACCAGATGTGTGTCTGGGGAGAACAGAATCGAATTTGA